One Mus pahari chromosome 21, PAHARI_EIJ_v1.1, whole genome shotgun sequence genomic window, AGACTCCCTCCAAGTAATGTGGGGCTCACTCACAGGTGTCCCCTAGAGTAGTGTTTTACTATCGACCTCTCTGCTTTTTTCTCTGCGGTATTCAAGCCTGAGTGCGAGCAGAGAGCACAGGCCAGACTCTCGGCAGGTTCCTCAGCGGGTCAGGAGGTACTGTGAGGCATAACCCAGCTACTAGAAATGCTGACCGCCCAAGCCTTCAGACCCATCAGGTTGTTTTGTCTGTCTAGCTGCTTGCTGTCTCACGGGGTAACCACAGTATTCATTATTTACATAAAGGATGCTACAGCATAGCCCATAGTCTaattccttcctcctccacatTCCCAGAAAAGTCGAATTAGTCCTTGAATTCTGAAAGtactttatacatacatacaaaaaaaaaaaaaaattagtatttctaTCCGTGTCCTTGTCGGCATGATTCCGAATTGCTCTCAGGAGTACCTTCTCTTTTGTAAGATAAACACTATGCTGTTTGaagtacacacaaaaaaatctcatttttgttCACTGCTCTGTACTTCCCACTATGGAAAGTTATTTCGGAGGAACAGAAACCCCAGAAGGTAACAGACCccaaaagaaacatttgaaacaaaatttaaaatgatgaatcagaAACAGACTTGAACAGTCTTTAAGAGACAGGCAGTAGCAACTGTGGTCTCTAAAGGGAACTGTTCTAATTATTATCTTAAATGTAAAGTCACACAACTTTGTCAAGGTCATAAGATAAATTGCTACTTGAAAATTAGGTGGGTAAAACAGAggggagatttttaaaaacccactgaATCAGAACAATGAAAAGGGTTTCAGAAGGATTTGAACTGGAGCAGAGACCCGTCAGTCCCCAACGCTTCCGGTCGCCGCAGCATCTTGAATCACGCTATTTCTTGTCCACGCTGTCCCCACACCTCAAAGGCACATTCTCCCGGATCTAAATAATCGTTGCTATTTTGTTAGGATTCAGAATCTCAATCCAGTAGCCGTCAGGGTCTTGAATGAATGCCAGTCCTTTCATTTTCCCTGTATAATGAAAACTTTTCATTACTagaaagcacattaaaaaaaaaaaaaaaaatcaaacacgtTCTCATTACAATGTATTTGCACTTGAATAAAATACGCTGTTGATAGCTTTCACTCTAAAAGGTTTGTGTCACGGAAGCACAGTTATCCCAGTGCCTAGAATGTGACCTACCAGAACCTGGGAACAGCTCTATTAAGTACCCAGCCCTTGCCTCACTTTGAGGTCACCATGTCACCAATCACAGAAATGAtttaggaaggaagagaagatagaaagatgcTCAAGGGAGCAGGCAACGTGGCCTCTTTGCACAACTGAGACACCGGCAGCTTGGGTCACGCAAACCCTATTAAACAATATACTGTGGTAACCTGTCAATCAGACTGTGGCTCCTGGGGATTGTAACCAAAATGGAGTTGTTCACTTAGACGTGGATGTGCCCTGAGAGATTGATTTATTTGGGGACTAAGATGCTGAACTAATTTGActcttgtgtctgcctcctgatCCCAAGGTCAAGGAATACAGGGCAAAACAGGGAAACACAGCTAAGCAAGCTCCAGGGTGCTCCAGGATGACGGCTAAGGAGGAACGGGTGAGCACGGCCTGCCGACTTAACCTGATCCATACAGAGGCTAGTTTAGTCAGAACTTGAGCTCTGAACGTGTGGCTGAGCGAGAATAAACAGGATGTTTGTTTCTGCCCCGCCCCCAAGGTAATCATTGCCAGCCCTCACACTGGGAAGGCCTCTGCTGCTGATTCCCAGGAGCCCTCAAGAGAGAAGGGGGACGAAATGCTTGTCTAATGAGGAAGTCAGAAAGAATGAACCTGCTAACTTCAGTATCCCCCCACatacccccccaaacacacacacacacgcgcgcgcacacacacacacacacacacacacacacacacacacacacatccaaggCCAGGTATGAAGACAGCGACAGCAGACCTGTCTCCACAAACGCTGCTTTGCCCTGAGGGGGAAATGCCTCTGTTGAGAAGAGCTGTCATTTCCAGTAGGCAGGAAACCCAGCCCAGGGCTCATCCAGCCTGTCTTCCTGAGATCAGGGGAATCCTTGGGGACTAGTCTCTTCTGCCAGTCACGTGGCCTGGTGGATTACAGCAGCTTACAGTTGTTGGAAAAAAATAGCTCAGAGGCAAAACTAACATAATCCAAGAACATAATTAAATATACAATTGAGCAtagttacatatttaaaaacaaaaacaagacagtgGATTATTTGAATTGTCCATGAATAGTAGGACAATGGGCAAAGGGCTATTATACAGATGTGATGAGCACTATGAACTATCACAGTGTTAACAAGACCAAGAAAATGTTAGGGAGCCAAGGGATGAGAACAGTAGCAATGGCTGTACAAATCAGGGAGCCCAGGCTTCAGTGAAAGACAGTGCCGTTAGAGAACACTAGGGAGGAGGCCTGCGCATGcgcaatacacacacagacagggacaaagaagaaaactcagaatAGATACATTTGAGGGTTAAAGTAACTGGTAAACCAAAAGTCTCCAGAAAAAAACACTATAAAGTGCAAAGGAACATCAGCATCCAGACGGCAGATTTATCAAGGATTCAGTGTTTTCAGAGTGAGGGACAATGAACCTGGTATTCTCAGCAGAAGGGATCTCTCTGTGCCTGGTTCATTCATCAGTCTCAGAAATCAATCCCCACAAAACTTTAGGAAAGGGTCCTGGTGGAGATGCTAAGACAGGGAAATGTGAAAGATGCTTCAAGGGAGAAACGGAGGAAAGGAGGCTCAAAGAACCGCACTAtattatctttgaaaaaaatgtgaagacCAAAGAAAAAGACGACAATCCAGGAAACCAGGCCAGGTACCAGCAGCCGATGTGAGCAGAGGGCAGGCAGCTTTCTCACTGAAAAGATCCCACAGCAAGTGATTTACTTGAAACAATTTTATtcaaatgtttcatttatttctctctgggtttttgtgtggttggttggttggtctgggaccttttgtttatttttttggtgcTGGGGGCTGCTCCATGACCACAGTACATGCTAGGTAAGGGCTCTGCCGATGATCTACTTAACTGTTCCAACTCATGGGCTGTCTCACACTGAGCAACTGAGTGCGGTGGTGCACAATAAAAACACTAGGAAGGCTGAAACTGGCATTCCAAGTCCATgggcagcctgggccacacagcaagaacacacttccaaagttaaaaataaacataataataataataataatagacataAGAACAGATCTAAGTATATAAAACTGAGACATATAAATACAACAGTATTCGGATATATGCTACCTTAAGACACATACCCAGACATAAgcatgtatatatagtataaaagaaagaaaaataccagcTATTCACTAAAGTAACCTGGCAAAGTTACATTAATAACAAAATACACATCACAGAACTCATTTAGGAGCAACTAGTTACACCCTGAAATTCTGAAAGCTGGAAGCCAATGAGAGAGTGGGGATAGGGAAGGGGGTGGGTTCTTGTTGCTCTCTACATCCTGTGTCTGGTCCCTGGTGAAGCCGCACAGCACAATGCGCTCTCTACATCCTCTAAGGAGAGCTAGGCTTGCCCCTAGGCCTGCTGGAAAGGGCTTCCTGTTCCTGGAGCCCAGTCAGCATGACCTCGGCAGCCATGTAGAGGTGTTAGCCAATCTCAGCTGTGCACTCGGTGAGAGAGAAGCGGGCTCACTCACCGTCATCCGGCTTCTTTACAAACTTGACACCTAGTTCTTCAAATCTCTTGCAGGCACTGTAGACATCAGGAACGGCAATCCCGATGTGACCTTTGGTGGATGGCATTCCCCCCAAAAAACAGCACGGGAAGAAGTGTTACAAGAGTGTCTCAAATGGCTTCCACAACTTACTTCAAAACACAAGGCCCTTGAGAACAGATTTAAGTGGTTcaaaatctatatattttaagaacCAACCACAGTCTGGCTAGCTGGTTACTAGCTGGTTACTAGCTGGTTACTAGCTGGGTGCGCTGACATGGTTGCTttgaattgttattttaaataagtcAGTACTGGCTAATGTATAGTTTAACCTGTTTATAACAACAATCTATAACAAAAAAGTTATTTACCCGTGTTTAATGGGTTAACTGTTGGCATTCACTACATTACCCAACTGAAGTTTTATTATGCCATCTTGACAGGATGCATATTGTAGAAGTATTCTGTGTGtaatgagtattttgcctgtgtgtacatacatgcactatgtgtgtgctgaTGTCTGATGgggtcagaagaggccatcagagtccctggaactagaatCCTGGATGTCTGTAAACcacagtgtgggtactgggaaccaagcctgggtcTGCTACAAGAACAGCAAGCGTTCTTAACCACTGCAGCATCCCTCTGTCCCTTGACACTACCAGAAAATGACTGACCACAGTTCCCACTGTTTTTAACCAAACACTTTccgagagggagagggagatggaggtaCAGTCTAGTGGCAGAAAGCCTgcccagcatgtgcaaggccGTGGGCTCTAACCCTGGAAGGTTTACTGGAAACATAATACTGTGGCTTTACTGTATAATATTATGTTTAGACTAATACCAACATAACTGCTAAATAAGATtggcaaaatataaaaatatccacATCCCTAATAAGCTATACTTGAAAATTAGATcattcagccgggtgtggtggcacacgcctttaatcccagcacttgggaggcagaggcaggcggatttctgagttcNNNNNNNNNNNNNNNNNNNNNNNNNNNNNNaaaaaaaaaaaagaaaattaggtcATTCATATCTAaagttttctgtatccataaaTATGTACACCATGCAAAATCACGCAAACAGGCACAACCATCACATACAATGAGGCAGACGTACCAAATCCGCGAGGGTCTGAGTTGCCATTGTGGTAACTCTGTGTCTCATCATCTTCAGTGCCCCAGTTGCTACAGAGGGAATGAGAACAACTGTGACGGCTGGGAGACATGGTCAGCTCTTTAGAGCCAACCTAGGACACACAcctcaacttttaaaatgtattttaaataacctTTTGTGCTCACCAGTCTAAATCAATTTtaactaatttattatttttaataattattaatattttattaataatcacAACGATCCATCTGTACTggttaataataatgatgaattataataaatggattaattaatataaaattttgaatGAATTTCCAGAGAGGAAGTCCCACTGTCAAAGTAGGTAATGCCCTCCAACTGTCCTGCATCTACTGCTGCTAAGGGACTCCAGCTTGCTGGCCTTCTGCCATGGACTTAATAGCAGTGCTTCTCCAGCGAGCTGTAGGCCGTGGACCTGGCTTAGGACCGCCGACACAGCCAGCTCTGTGGTTGGAGCTGGGCTCTctgcttcttcttgagttcaggCAGCCACTGCTGGGACGACCGAGCGAGCCCCTTCCACGGAAGCCGATCTAATAGAGCTCCTTGTATTCTACATGAACATTCTAATGGTTCTTCTAGAGAAAGAGCCTTGCCTTAAGACAGTAACCCACAGTTCTGACCTGCGAACAGCCTATGAGAGGACGTATCCCCGGAGCTGTATTCTGGATGTCCACTACTTTACTTCAAATACTGTGTTTACACCTGTACGAAGGGCAAGCTGGCAAAGAAGACTGTAGCAGGTTAAAAAGACACTCAGACTCAGGCACCTGGGCAAGAGCAAGAATAAAAATCACAGCAGCTGTCCAGCTCTAGGGATGTCATCAAGTATCAGAACAGCTCCAGGGACTGTATTCCAGTATTTCCATTTAAGATTTGAGGGCCACTTAGGGATACATACTAACACAGGCATACTGCAACAAAGGCTCTTTTGTTAGTCcctaaaaaacacaaaaacaaaacacccaaaaaccTGCCAATGTAGTGAAATCAAAAGAAATCCAGGCAGCCCTTAATTCTGTACCTTTGAATGTTGAGGgtataaaaataccttaaaattggaatgttatttattataaaatgatatgCTAGTTCTTTAAAAGGAACATATTCTATAACATTTCTGTATCAGAAAGATACCAAAATAACAAGAGGACACAAATGTATCAGAAGATTTTAGAAGaatctttaaattataaaattaataagctATAATCTGGCAAATATCTTGCCAAGTGGAGTCTTattctctaaaagaaaaatgttccctTTGTCTTATGGATACCATAAGAGTAGCACAAAGACTTAAATATCcacactttaaaatattgaaaattgccaggcagggtggcacatgcctttaaccccagcactcgggaggcagaggcaggcggatctctgtgagtttgaggccggcctggtctacagagttccaggacagccagggctacacagagaaaccctgtctcccaaaacctaaataaacaaattaattaagtATAACTGATTTAGACTGGtgagcacaaaaaaaaaaaaaaaattaaaatacctttACAAAGCTAGGCTCCATAAAGAGATAAAAAACATGTACGTACTGCGTGAGCTCAAGAGTGGCTTTCCTGGAAAACGTCCATGCTGTCCTCTCAGACTTGTCCTTGGGGATATCATTCTTATCCTCGTATGCTAAGAAATAGAGCGAGAACTTCATGGAAGGAAAGTCAAGCTTCTGGAGCAGGCTGGAATGAGAAGAAAAGCCAGGGTCATTTACAGTAGCACAGGCTGACCCATACCGAGCTCGGTATATACGGTAGCACAGGCTGACCCATACCAAGCTTGGCATATACAATAGCACAGGCTGACCCATACCAAGCTTGGCATATACAATAGCACAGGCTGACCCATACTGAGCTCGGCATATACAATAGCACAGGCTGACCCATACCGAGCTCGGCATATACAATAGCACAGGCTGACCCATACCAAGCTTGGCACAACATGTAAGCTCTATCAGGAATGAGGCCTACATATAATATACCTTAGTACATGGTTACCTTAGTGAGAGAACCATGGGCAAAAACCAGGGGGAAAAGATCTCCTTTATAGCTCCATCTATAAGTGCTTACCATGTAAGCATAAAGGCCTGAGTCTGAGCCCTAGCACCCATGACCTAGCCAAGCATGACAGCGTGTGCTCGCAAGAGCAGCCTTGGGGAGGTTGAGACAGACACAGCCCTGGGGTTTGCGGGCCATCAAGCTTAGAAGGAAACCAGTGAGGTGTGGGAAGCGAGTGAGaccaccgtgatccctgtttaaccagagcctgcacacttggatgatcctgtactgcctgcctgctgagtcactggactatcaccatgcATCTTGGCTGAATTCTGACCgggaatgctgtgggaaaaagctgtaaacagtccAGTTGGGgaaggcagttggagaaagcagttagagttagttggagccgggagagggttagagaaagctaaccctgtttgtgagagggagaggaaaaagctggcgtttgtgttttttccccagtctctgccggtcggagttcggGGGGCCGCAACAGTGAgggaccctgccttaaaaaccaAAGTGCTTAGTtcccaagcacacacacgcacacgcacacacacacactcacgcacactcgactaaaataaaataaaaggttctAAGTAGAGAGCCGAGGAAGGCTTGAGGGCCAAGTGCATGAAGTCTTGAGGGAATGTACTGCTGACATGGCTGTGTCTGTCAAGGAAGGACCATTGCTCGGAGCCATGGGAAGAGCGAGCCCCTGACATTCCCCTAGGCTCAGAGGGACGGCAAAACCTTCCTCTAGTCCAAGTGATAAGCTAACAGTGTATACATATAGGAGTGTTTACAAACTATAGGCATATATGTGCAAGAGctagcaactgcagcttcctcccCAAAGCGCTTACTGCCTGGGACTGCTAGCTTCCAAACGCCTCCTCCGGAGGCTA contains:
- the Glo1 gene encoding lactoylglutathione lyase → MAEPQPASSGLTDETALSCCSDPDPSTKDFLLQQTMLRIKDPKKSLDFYTRVLGLTLLQKLDFPSMKFSLYFLAYEDKNDIPKDKSERTAWTFSRKATLELTHNWGTEDDETQSYHNGNSDPRGFGHIGIAVPDVYSACKRFEELGVKFVKKPDDGKMKGLAFIQDPDGYWIEILNPNKIATII